The following coding sequences lie in one Oceanicola sp. 502str15 genomic window:
- a CDS encoding GAF domain-containing protein: MSTHFTVIPGGLLGASTQTEGDDIMDVAVDTPTKTFIQVAEIWVPEGETLVHGGGSYGDLAAFEEASRRASFPKGEGLPGRAWEEARPVVLKGFDGSNFKRIEAAAEAGLTSAVAIPVFAGKTLKAVLVVLCGDDENRTGAIEVWAEKDQLLMLEDGYYGAAKHFEWVSQHTHFPAGQGLPGGIWASQTPILMRDLGSGYRFIRADAAGKAGLTTGLGLPVPVPGKSAYVLTLLSALGTPIARRFELWDARAAKVGKGGGAALVDGICAREGALWDPENAGKERRAEAWQGSIGKVLGSGLPVVESGKPGLAAGYGSMVALPIYLGGELAHIVAWYV; this comes from the coding sequence ATGAGCACTCACTTCACAGTCATTCCGGGCGGCCTGCTGGGCGCGTCCACGCAGACAGAGGGAGACGACATCATGGATGTCGCAGTCGATACACCAACCAAGACCTTCATACAGGTCGCTGAAATCTGGGTGCCCGAGGGCGAGACCCTGGTTCACGGCGGCGGCAGCTACGGCGATCTGGCCGCCTTCGAGGAGGCGTCGCGCCGCGCGAGCTTCCCCAAGGGCGAAGGCCTTCCGGGCCGGGCGTGGGAGGAGGCCCGCCCGGTCGTGCTGAAGGGGTTCGATGGCAGCAATTTCAAGCGGATAGAGGCCGCCGCCGAGGCCGGGCTCACCTCCGCCGTGGCGATCCCGGTCTTTGCCGGAAAGACCCTCAAGGCGGTGCTCGTGGTGCTCTGCGGCGACGATGAAAACCGCACCGGTGCCATCGAGGTCTGGGCCGAGAAGGACCAGTTGCTGATGCTGGAAGACGGCTACTACGGCGCCGCCAAGCACTTCGAATGGGTCAGCCAGCACACGCATTTTCCAGCCGGTCAGGGGCTTCCGGGCGGCATCTGGGCCTCGCAGACGCCGATCCTGATGCGCGATCTCGGCTCCGGCTACCGCTTCATCCGCGCCGATGCGGCGGGCAAGGCCGGGCTCACCACCGGCCTCGGCCTGCCCGTGCCGGTGCCCGGCAAGAGCGCCTATGTGCTCACCCTGCTCTCGGCCCTCGGCACCCCCATCGCCCGGCGGTTCGAGCTGTGGGACGCCCGTGCCGCCAAGGTCGGCAAGGGCGGCGGGGCCGCGCTGGTCGATGGCATCTGCGCCCGTGAAGGCGCGCTCTGGGATCCGGAGAATGCCGGCAAAGAGCGCCGCGCCGAGGCCTGGCAGGGGAGCATCGGCAAGGTGCTCGGCTCAGGCCTGCCGGTGGTGGAAAGCGGCAAACCCGGGCTGGCGGCGGGCTACGGCTCGATGGTCGCCCTGCCGATCTATCTGGGCGGAGAGCTCGCCCACATCGTCGCCTGGTACGTGTGA
- the nirB gene encoding nitrite reductase large subunit NirB, whose amino-acid sequence MTEKLVVIGAGMASGRMLENLFELAPDAFDVTLFNAEPRGNYNRIMLSPVLSGEKSYDEIVTHDAAWYEAHGVTCRFGERVESIDRERRVVIAPGGEEVPYDKLVLGTGSSAFIIPCPGHDLPGVVAFRDLEDTTAMLEASSGQGARAVVIGGGLLGLEAAAALRLRGMEVTVLHLAGHLMERQLDESAGYLLQKDLERRGISVLTNASTKAIQGEGKVEKVVLEDGTVLGADIVVMAVGIRPAVAVAAEAGLEMGRAVKVDAQMRTSDPNIFAVGECVEFNGQLFGLVAPLYDQAKVLAQTLIGGEDAFVPKELSTKLKVTGCDLFSAGDFAEGEGREDIIFRDPARGIYKRLVIEDDKLVGAVMYGDTADSNWFFGLIKEGTEVDEMRDTLIFGPAFQGGASVDPMAAVAALPADAEICGCNGVCKGQIVEAIEGGATSLGDIKASTKASASCGTCTGLVEQVLAVTLGDDFKIPAAQNICNCTDLSHEDVRRLIKSSELKSQPAVWQELGWKTPNGCHVCRPAINFYLLADWPLEYRDDPQSRFVNERNHANIQKDGTYSVMPRMWGGMTDAKELRAIADAAEKYDAAVKVTGGQRIDLLGVKKEDLPAIWYDLNQAGMVSGHAYSKGLRTVKTCVGSDWCRFGTQDSTGLGIKLEKKLWGSWTPHKVKLAVSGCPRNCAEATCKDVGIICVDSGYQIGVGGAAGMDVKETERLHDARTEEEAIEWSTAFIQLYRENAKYLDRPYKWVAKVGLDWVKAVLADDAERAALNERFEISQSVYRKDPWAQHATPEKAQGFQPVADLTLEAAE is encoded by the coding sequence ATGACTGAGAAACTTGTGGTAATCGGCGCAGGCATGGCCTCCGGCCGGATGCTCGAAAACCTCTTCGAACTCGCCCCCGATGCCTTCGATGTAACCCTCTTCAACGCCGAGCCGCGCGGCAACTACAACCGCATCATGCTCTCCCCCGTGCTCTCGGGCGAGAAGAGCTATGACGAGATCGTCACCCATGATGCGGCCTGGTACGAGGCCCACGGCGTGACCTGCCGCTTTGGCGAGCGGGTCGAGTCGATCGACCGGGAGCGCCGGGTGGTGATCGCCCCCGGCGGCGAAGAGGTGCCCTACGACAAGCTCGTGCTCGGCACCGGCTCCTCCGCCTTCATCATCCCCTGTCCGGGCCATGACCTGCCCGGCGTGGTGGCCTTCCGCGACCTCGAAGACACCACCGCGATGCTCGAGGCGTCTAGCGGGCAGGGTGCCCGCGCCGTGGTGATCGGCGGCGGCCTTCTGGGCCTCGAGGCGGCCGCGGCCCTGCGTCTGCGCGGCATGGAGGTGACGGTGCTGCATCTCGCCGGCCACCTGATGGAGCGCCAGCTTGACGAGAGCGCAGGCTACCTTTTGCAAAAGGATCTCGAGCGACGCGGCATCAGCGTGCTCACGAATGCCTCCACCAAGGCCATTCAGGGCGAGGGCAAGGTCGAGAAGGTGGTGCTTGAAGATGGCACCGTGCTCGGAGCCGATATCGTCGTCATGGCCGTGGGCATCCGCCCCGCCGTCGCCGTCGCCGCCGAGGCGGGGCTGGAGATGGGCCGCGCGGTAAAGGTCGATGCGCAGATGCGCACCTCCGATCCCAACATCTTTGCCGTGGGCGAATGCGTCGAGTTCAACGGCCAGCTTTTCGGCCTTGTCGCGCCGCTCTACGATCAGGCCAAGGTGCTGGCGCAGACCCTCATCGGGGGCGAAGATGCCTTTGTTCCCAAGGAGCTGTCGACCAAGCTTAAGGTCACGGGCTGCGATCTGTTCAGCGCGGGCGATTTTGCCGAGGGGGAGGGGCGCGAAGACATCATCTTCCGCGATCCGGCGCGGGGCATCTACAAGCGCCTCGTCATCGAGGACGACAAGCTCGTCGGCGCGGTGATGTATGGCGATACCGCCGACAGCAACTGGTTCTTCGGGCTCATCAAGGAGGGCACCGAAGTCGACGAGATGCGCGACACGCTCATCTTCGGACCGGCCTTCCAGGGGGGCGCCTCCGTGGACCCTATGGCGGCCGTTGCAGCCTTACCGGCTGACGCAGAAATCTGCGGCTGCAACGGCGTATGCAAGGGCCAGATCGTGGAGGCGATCGAGGGCGGGGCCACCTCGCTGGGCGACATCAAGGCCTCCACCAAGGCCAGCGCCTCCTGCGGCACCTGCACCGGGCTGGTCGAGCAGGTTCTGGCCGTAACCCTCGGGGACGACTTCAAGATTCCGGCGGCGCAGAACATCTGCAACTGCACCGACCTCTCCCACGAAGACGTGCGCCGCCTCATCAAGTCGAGCGAGCTGAAAAGCCAGCCCGCCGTCTGGCAGGAGCTGGGCTGGAAAACCCCAAACGGCTGCCATGTCTGCCGTCCGGCGATCAACTTCTACCTGCTGGCCGACTGGCCGCTGGAGTATCGCGACGACCCGCAGAGCCGTTTCGTGAACGAGCGCAACCACGCCAACATCCAGAAGGACGGCACCTATTCCGTCATGCCCCGGATGTGGGGCGGGATGACCGATGCCAAGGAGCTTCGCGCCATTGCCGATGCCGCCGAAAAATATGACGCGGCGGTCAAGGTGACGGGCGGCCAGCGGATCGACCTGCTGGGTGTGAAGAAAGAGGATCTGCCCGCCATCTGGTACGATCTGAACCAGGCCGGCATGGTCTCTGGCCACGCCTATTCCAAGGGCTTGCGCACGGTCAAAACCTGCGTCGGCTCCGACTGGTGCCGCTTCGGCACGCAGGACAGCACCGGCCTTGGCATCAAGCTCGAAAAGAAGCTCTGGGGCAGTTGGACCCCGCACAAGGTCAAGCTCGCCGTCTCGGGCTGTCCGCGCAATTGCGCCGAGGCGACCTGCAAGGACGTGGGCATCATCTGCGTCGACAGCGGCTACCAGATCGGCGTCGGCGGGGCGGCGGGCATGGATGTGAAGGAAACCGAGCGCTTGCATGATGCCCGCACCGAGGAGGAGGCCATCGAATGGTCCACCGCCTTCATCCAGCTCTACCGCGAGAACGCCAAGTATCTGGACCGGCCCTACAAATGGGTCGCCAAGGTAGGGCTCGACTGGGTGAAAGCGGTGCTGGCCGATGACGCCGAGCGTGCGGCGCTGAACGAGCGTTTCGAGATTTCCCAGTCGGTCTACCGCAAGGACCCATGGGCCCAACACGCAACCCCCGAAAAGGCGCAGGGCTTCCAGCCTGTGGCCGATCTGACCCTGGAGGCAGCCGAATGA
- the nirD gene encoding nitrite reductase small subunit NirD has product MSWIDICAVEEIPERGARIVKTKAGCVAVFRTGPQEVFATSNTCAHKGGPLAEGIVHGRSVTCPLHNWVWSLETGEAQGADEGQIATYPVQIEAGRVLLDAEAVTAARDAA; this is encoded by the coding sequence ATGAGCTGGATTGATATCTGTGCCGTCGAAGAGATCCCCGAGCGCGGGGCGCGTATCGTCAAGACAAAGGCGGGTTGCGTGGCCGTGTTCCGCACCGGGCCGCAGGAGGTCTTTGCCACCTCCAACACCTGCGCCCACAAGGGCGGCCCGCTGGCCGAGGGGATCGTGCATGGCCGCTCGGTAACCTGCCCGCTGCACAACTGGGTCTGGAGCCTGGAAACCGGCGAGGCGCAGGGAGCTGACGAGGGGCAGATCGCCACTTATCCGGTCCAGATCGAGGCGGGCCGCGTGCTTCTTGATGCCGAGGCCGTCACTGCCGCTCGGGACGCCGCCTGA
- a CDS encoding nitrate reductase — protein sequence MESPRATVCTTCPYCGVGCGVRATPDGAGGLAIEGDKTHPANFGRLCSKGSALGETVGLEDRLLAPRLYGKEASWQDAAGEVAQRFSQTIARHGPDSVAFYVSGQLLTEDYYVANKLMKGFIGSANIDTNSRLCMASSVAGHKRAFGTDTVPGTYEDLEEADLVVLVGSNLAWCHPVLYQRLVAAKAARPAMQVVVIDPRRTATCDAADMHLPVASGGDVALFNGLLRRIRDMGATDGAFVRAHVDGFDAAIAAASSETSEATGLSDDLLRRFYDLWLRTEKVVTVYSQGVNQSAQGTDKVNAILNCHLATGRIGRPGMGPFSVTGQPNAMGGREVGGLANMLACHLDIENAAHRIAVREFWQSPTMPEAAGLKAVDMFDAIERGQIKALWVMATNPAVSMPEADRVRAAIAGCEFVVVSDITAATDTARLAHVLLPATGWGEKEGTVTNSERRISRQRAALPAPGAARHDWQIICDVAAAMGWAKSFDYSSPAEIFREHATLSGIAAGLGKDFDISGLAAISDADYAALAPVQWPVSPTRTGGRFFGDGMFFTPDGRGRMLPVRSAAPASATDRRYPFRLNTGRVRDHWHTMTRTAKSPRLSQHMAEPYIEVHPDDASRLGLRPAGIADVESPSGRVLCRVIVTDRQRPGEVFVPMHWTAETAALGRADALVASVVDPVSGQPDSKGAVVGLSAYPAAWFGFAVSASKPRPDAPYWALARAREGWRLELAGAEAPEDWEAYGRMVFGLGPEVEALVVTDSARGGARLAFVAEGQLVAALFVAAEPVAVSRSFMAGELGAAPLPAHLSGQPGQDRPDPGATVCACFDVGVNTILAAIETRQLASVEAIGAALQAGTNCGSCRPELAALLAGATRREAAE from the coding sequence ATGGAAAGCCCCCGCGCCACGGTCTGCACCACATGTCCCTACTGCGGGGTCGGCTGCGGCGTGCGGGCCACGCCCGACGGGGCAGGGGGCCTTGCCATCGAGGGCGACAAGACCCACCCGGCCAACTTCGGGCGGCTCTGCTCCAAGGGCTCGGCGCTGGGTGAGACGGTGGGGCTGGAAGACAGGCTGCTCGCCCCGCGCCTCTACGGCAAGGAGGCGAGCTGGCAAGACGCGGCGGGCGAGGTCGCACAGCGTTTCTCCCAGACCATCGCCCGGCACGGCCCGGATTCGGTGGCCTTCTACGTCTCCGGCCAGTTGCTGACCGAAGACTACTACGTGGCCAACAAGCTGATGAAAGGCTTCATCGGCTCGGCCAACATAGATACCAACTCCCGCCTCTGCATGGCCTCCTCCGTCGCGGGCCACAAACGCGCCTTCGGCACCGATACCGTGCCGGGCACCTACGAAGACCTCGAAGAGGCCGATCTGGTGGTGCTGGTGGGCTCCAACCTCGCCTGGTGCCACCCGGTTCTCTACCAGCGCCTCGTGGCGGCCAAGGCGGCGCGGCCGGCCATGCAGGTCGTGGTGATCGACCCGCGCCGCACCGCCACCTGCGACGCCGCCGACATGCACCTGCCGGTGGCCTCCGGCGGCGATGTGGCCCTGTTCAACGGCCTGCTGCGCCGCATCCGCGACATGGGCGCCACCGATGGGGCCTTCGTGCGCGCGCATGTCGACGGCTTCGATGCCGCCATCGCCGCCGCCTCCTCGGAAACCAGCGAAGCCACCGGCCTGTCGGATGACCTGCTGCGCCGCTTTTACGATCTCTGGCTGCGCACCGAGAAGGTGGTCACGGTCTATTCGCAGGGGGTAAACCAGTCGGCCCAAGGCACCGACAAGGTCAACGCGATCCTCAACTGCCACCTCGCCACGGGGCGCATCGGACGGCCGGGGATGGGGCCGTTTTCGGTCACCGGGCAGCCCAACGCGATGGGCGGGCGCGAGGTGGGGGGGCTGGCCAACATGCTGGCCTGCCACCTCGATATCGAAAACGCCGCCCACCGCATCGCCGTGCGCGAGTTCTGGCAATCGCCCACCATGCCAGAGGCAGCGGGGCTCAAGGCGGTCGACATGTTCGACGCCATCGAGCGCGGCCAGATCAAGGCGCTCTGGGTCATGGCCACCAACCCCGCCGTCTCCATGCCCGAGGCCGACCGGGTGCGCGCGGCGATCGCGGGCTGCGAGTTCGTGGTGGTCTCCGACATCACCGCCGCCACCGACACCGCCCGCCTTGCCCACGTGTTGCTGCCCGCAACCGGCTGGGGCGAGAAGGAGGGCACCGTCACCAATTCAGAGCGCCGGATCAGCCGCCAGCGGGCGGCGCTGCCCGCGCCGGGCGCGGCGCGGCACGACTGGCAGATCATCTGCGATGTCGCCGCCGCGATGGGCTGGGCCAAGTCCTTCGACTATTCTTCCCCCGCCGAGATCTTCCGCGAGCACGCCACGCTTTCGGGCATCGCCGCCGGGCTGGGCAAGGACTTCGACATTTCCGGCCTCGCCGCGATATCCGATGCCGACTATGCCGCGCTGGCCCCGGTGCAATGGCCGGTCAGCCCCACCCGCACCGGCGGGCGGTTCTTTGGTGACGGCATGTTTTTCACCCCGGACGGGCGCGGGCGGATGCTGCCGGTCCGCAGTGCCGCCCCTGCCAGCGCCACCGACCGGCGCTACCCCTTCCGCCTCAACACCGGGCGCGTGCGCGACCATTGGCACACCATGACCCGCACCGCCAAATCGCCCCGCCTCAGCCAGCACATGGCCGAGCCCTACATCGAGGTGCACCCCGACGACGCCTCCCGCCTCGGGCTGCGCCCTGCCGGGATCGCCGATGTCGAAAGCCCCAGCGGGCGGGTGCTCTGCCGGGTGATCGTGACCGACAGGCAGCGCCCGGGTGAGGTTTTCGTGCCGATGCACTGGACGGCGGAGACGGCGGCGCTGGGCCGGGCCGATGCGCTGGTGGCCTCGGTGGTCGATCCGGTCTCGGGCCAGCCCGACAGCAAGGGCGCGGTGGTGGGCCTTTCGGCCTATCCCGCCGCATGGTTCGGCTTCGCCGTAAGTGCCTCCAAGCCGCGACCGGATGCACCCTACTGGGCGCTGGCCCGCGCCCGCGAAGGCTGGCGGCTGGAGCTTGCGGGGGCGGAGGCTCCGGAAGATTGGGAGGCCTATGGCCGCATGGTCTTCGGCCTCGGCCCGGAGGTGGAGGCGCTCGTTGTGACCGACAGCGCTCGGGGCGGCGCTCGGCTCGCGTTTGTTGCCGAGGGGCAGCTTGTCGCCGCGCTTTTCGTCGCCGCGGAGCCGGTGGCGGTGTCACGCAGCTTCATGGCAGGCGAGCTTGGCGCGGCACCCTTGCCCGCGCATCTCTCCGGTCAGCCGGGGCAGGACAGGCCCGATCCCGGCGCAACGGTCTGCGCCTGTTTCGACGTGGGGGTAAACACCATACTCGCGGCGATCGAAACCCGGCAGCTCGCCTCGGTCGAAGCCATCGGCGCCGCGCTTCAGGCCGGCACCAACTGCGGCTCCTGCCGTCCCGAACTGGCCGCGCTGCTGGCCGGTGCCACCCGCCGGGAGGCCGCCGAATGA
- a CDS encoding glycosyl transferase family protein produces MSLAPYVRILGRGPGRSRSLTREEAREAMALILSGEAAPEAIGALLMLMRFRGETAGEVAGFVEAARDMLPPWPGATPMLDWPSYAAGRTRGLPWFLLSARLVARAGAPVLLHGWNSHQRAAASVRSALPAAGIAEAASMEQAADLIAREGIAYLPLEAFAPRLLELLRLRDVLGLRSAVNTVLRVLNPSRAPAAVQGVFHPPYRELQADACDLLGQPAMTVLKGGGGEFERHPSKDIALYGTRNGTRWEASAAALEDDHRRLADAAPDPDDLARLWTGELDDPFASAIVLGTAELALETCGLPAAMAQDLWTNRNTARAA; encoded by the coding sequence ATGAGCCTCGCCCCCTATGTCCGCATCCTCGGGCGTGGCCCGGGCCGCTCGCGCTCGCTCACCCGCGAGGAAGCCCGCGAGGCCATGGCGCTGATCCTCTCCGGAGAGGCCGCGCCGGAGGCCATCGGCGCGCTGCTGATGCTGATGCGCTTTCGCGGCGAAACGGCGGGCGAGGTGGCCGGTTTCGTCGAGGCCGCGCGAGACATGCTGCCGCCCTGGCCCGGAGCCACGCCGATGCTGGACTGGCCCAGCTACGCAGCCGGGCGGACCCGTGGCCTGCCGTGGTTCCTTCTCTCGGCGCGGCTTGTCGCCCGGGCCGGGGCGCCGGTACTGCTGCATGGCTGGAACTCGCACCAGCGCGCTGCCGCCTCGGTGCGCTCGGCGCTTCCCGCCGCGGGCATTGCCGAGGCTGCTTCGATGGAGCAAGCCGCCGATCTGATCGCCCGCGAGGGCATCGCTTACCTGCCGCTCGAAGCCTTCGCGCCGCGCCTGCTGGAGCTGCTGCGGCTGCGCGATGTGCTCGGCCTGCGTTCGGCGGTCAACACCGTGCTGCGCGTGCTCAACCCCTCCCGTGCCCCTGCCGCCGTGCAGGGGGTGTTTCACCCGCCCTACCGCGAGCTTCAGGCCGATGCCTGCGACCTGCTCGGCCAGCCCGCGATGACCGTGCTCAAGGGCGGCGGCGGCGAGTTCGAGCGGCACCCGTCCAAGGACATCGCCCTTTACGGCACGAGGAATGGCACCCGCTGGGAGGCCTCCGCCGCCGCGCTGGAAGACGACCACCGCCGCCTCGCCGATGCAGCCCCCGACCCCGATGACCTCGCCCGTCTCTGGACCGGCGAACTCGATGACCCCTTCGCCAGCGCCATCGTGCTGGGCACCGCCGAACTTGCGCTGGAAACCTGCGGCCTTCCCGCAGCCATGGCGCAAGACCTCTGGACCAACCGAAACACGGCCCGCGCGGCCTGA
- the cysG gene encoding siroheme synthase CysG yields MKTFPMFLRMAGRRVVIAGGGEQAAQKARLVLKTEARLVLLAEALDDELSALVVAGRAEQDEGTPTPESFAGAALVFIATGCTERDAALAAMARAAGAVVNVVDQPELCDAFTPSIVDRDPLVVAIGTEGAAPVLARQVKTRMEEMLEPCLGEFVAMAGRMREAVARQVPARARRAFWRWAFSDAPRRLHATGAEREAAKVLKQAIAEGGAPGERGEGLISLVGAGPGARDLLTLRAVQRLQEADVIFYDRLVDPDVLELARRDAERVFVGKEVGACAWPQERIDAVIVAAARKGQRVVRLKSGDPGVFGRATEELAAARAHGLTVEIVPGVTAASAAGAAMGRSLTERGETDRLVLATGTCRDGDAAPDWGTICIPGTTLALYMGVRKACEIQHSLLAAGVPAASEVEIVCSVSTPQERHVACRLGALAATIAEQEVSNPAIIFVRYPKTRIEPLAATPPARLAAVG; encoded by the coding sequence ATGAAGACCTTTCCGATGTTCCTGCGCATGGCCGGGCGCCGCGTGGTGATCGCGGGCGGCGGCGAGCAGGCCGCCCAGAAGGCCCGGCTGGTGCTGAAAACCGAGGCGCGGCTGGTGCTCTTGGCCGAGGCGCTGGACGATGAGCTTTCCGCGCTGGTCGTGGCAGGCCGGGCCGAGCAGGACGAGGGCACGCCCACACCCGAGAGCTTTGCCGGGGCCGCGCTCGTTTTCATCGCCACTGGCTGCACCGAGCGTGACGCGGCGCTCGCCGCCATGGCCCGTGCGGCGGGCGCGGTTGTCAACGTGGTCGACCAGCCCGAGCTTTGCGATGCCTTCACCCCCTCCATCGTCGACCGCGACCCGCTGGTGGTGGCCATCGGCACCGAGGGCGCGGCCCCGGTTCTGGCGCGGCAGGTGAAAACCCGCATGGAAGAAATGCTGGAGCCGTGTCTGGGTGAGTTTGTCGCCATGGCCGGGCGGATGCGCGAGGCCGTGGCCCGTCAGGTGCCCGCGCGCGCGCGCCGCGCCTTCTGGCGCTGGGCCTTTTCCGATGCGCCCCGCCGTCTGCATGCCACCGGGGCAGAGCGAGAGGCGGCGAAGGTGCTGAAGCAGGCCATCGCAGAGGGCGGGGCGCCCGGCGAGCGCGGCGAAGGGCTGATCAGCCTCGTTGGCGCGGGCCCCGGCGCGCGCGATCTGCTGACTCTTCGCGCGGTGCAGCGGTTGCAGGAGGCCGATGTGATCTTCTACGACCGCCTTGTCGACCCGGATGTACTTGAGCTGGCCCGGCGCGACGCCGAGCGGGTCTTTGTCGGCAAGGAAGTCGGGGCCTGCGCATGGCCGCAGGAACGGATCGACGCGGTCATCGTCGCCGCCGCCCGCAAGGGGCAGCGGGTGGTGCGGCTCAAGTCCGGCGATCCCGGCGTGTTCGGGCGCGCAACCGAGGAACTGGCCGCTGCCCGTGCACATGGCCTCACCGTCGAAATCGTGCCGGGCGTCACCGCCGCTTCTGCCGCCGGGGCCGCCATGGGCCGCTCGCTCACCGAGCGCGGCGAGACCGATCGCCTCGTGCTGGCCACAGGCACCTGCCGCGATGGCGATGCCGCGCCGGACTGGGGCACCATCTGCATTCCGGGCACAACGCTGGCGCTCTACATGGGGGTGCGCAAGGCCTGCGAGATCCAGCATAGCCTGCTCGCCGCCGGGGTGCCTGCGGCATCGGAGGTCGAGATCGTCTGCTCGGTCTCGACCCCTCAGGAGCGCCACGTCGCCTGCCGGCTCGGGGCATTGGCCGCAACCATCGCGGAACAGGAGGTCAGCAACCCGGCGATCATCTTCGTGCGCTACCCCAAGACGCGGATCGAACCGCTCGCCGCAACGCCACCCGCCCGCCTTGCGGCCGTCGGCTGA
- a CDS encoding sugar phosphorylase has protein sequence MQKTSPSVKSRTASLLEQIYPDHDAADLAARVQEAFWPEGAHARSRARTAGNNLWSEADTLVITYANSLVDGHHKPLDLLRDFLTHYLQGVISGVHILPFFPFTSDDGFAVVDYRAVNPQVGDWPDINRIAEEFKLMSDLVLNHVSSFSKWFHDYLQGHEPYDKFFFEASPEDDISQVVRPRTSSLLREVQTPEGPKHVWCTFSHDQVDLNFANPEVLLEFLRIIRLHIDNGVRVIRLDAVAFLWKEIGTNCIHLPQTHAIVRLMRMLFDYATEPVILLTETNVPNAENLSYFGNRNEAHAIYNFSLPPLILHALLTGTSRPLNQWLMAMPPAQLGCAYLNFTASHDGIGMRPAEGLLSEEDIEQVIGAVKAHGGLLSMRALPGGGEKPYELNITYFEALKGTVKGPDEHQIERFLCSQTIVLSLEGIPAFYIHSLLATPNDHDGVEKTGVNRAINRHRWDYPELRKALDDPSTVHSQVLTRLKRRISIRTRQPAFHPNATQFTLQLGEGIFGVWRQSLDRSQSIFALHNLTDETITLPVFSINLIGGEDWIDLLSDELIDAARGEIDLAPYQCRWITNRH, from the coding sequence ATGCAAAAAACCTCTCCCTCGGTCAAATCCAGAACTGCGAGCCTGCTGGAACAGATCTATCCCGATCACGACGCCGCCGATCTGGCCGCGCGGGTGCAAGAGGCGTTCTGGCCCGAGGGCGCCCATGCCCGCTCGCGGGCGCGCACGGCGGGCAACAACCTGTGGAGCGAGGCCGATACGCTCGTTATCACCTATGCAAACTCGCTGGTGGACGGGCACCACAAGCCGCTCGACCTGCTGCGTGACTTTCTCACCCACTACCTTCAGGGGGTGATCTCGGGGGTTCACATCCTGCCCTTCTTTCCGTTCACCTCCGACGATGGCTTTGCGGTGGTCGATTACCGCGCGGTCAACCCGCAGGTGGGCGACTGGCCCGACATCAACCGCATCGCGGAAGAGTTCAAACTCATGTCGGACCTGGTGCTCAACCATGTGTCGAGCTTTTCCAAGTGGTTTCACGACTACCTGCAAGGCCATGAGCCCTACGACAAGTTCTTCTTCGAGGCCTCGCCCGAGGATGACATCAGCCAGGTCGTGCGGCCGCGCACATCGTCGCTGCTGCGCGAGGTGCAAACGCCTGAAGGGCCCAAGCACGTCTGGTGCACCTTCTCCCACGACCAGGTCGATCTGAACTTTGCCAACCCCGAGGTTCTGCTCGAGTTCCTGCGCATCATCCGTCTGCATATCGACAACGGCGTGCGGGTGATCCGGCTGGATGCGGTTGCCTTCCTGTGGAAGGAGATCGGCACCAACTGCATCCACCTGCCGCAGACCCATGCCATCGTCCGGCTGATGCGGATGCTGTTCGACTACGCCACCGAGCCGGTGATCCTGCTGACCGAAACCAACGTGCCCAACGCCGAAAACCTGAGCTACTTCGGCAACCGCAACGAAGCCCATGCGATCTACAATTTCTCGCTGCCGCCGCTAATCCTGCACGCCCTGCTTACCGGCACCTCGCGGCCGCTGAACCAATGGCTCATGGCCATGCCGCCCGCCCAGCTCGGCTGCGCCTACCTCAACTTCACCGCCAGTCATGACGGCATCGGCATGCGCCCTGCCGAAGGGCTGCTTTCGGAAGAGGATATCGAGCAGGTCATCGGCGCGGTGAAGGCCCATGGCGGCCTGCTCTCGATGCGCGCGCTGCCCGGCGGGGGCGAAAAGCCCTACGAGCTGAACATCACCTATTTCGAGGCGCTCAAGGGCACCGTGAAGGGGCCCGACGAACACCAGATCGAGCGGTTCCTGTGTTCGCAGACCATCGTGCTCTCGCTCGAAGGGATCCCGGCCTTCTACATCCACTCGCTGCTGGCCACGCCGAACGACCATGATGGGGTGGAGAAGACCGGCGTGAACCGGGCGATCAACCGCCACCGCTGGGATTACCCCGAGCTGCGCAAGGCGCTGGACGATCCCTCAACCGTGCATTCCCAGGTGCTGACGCGCCTCAAGCGACGCATCTCCATCCGCACCCGCCAGCCCGCCTTCCACCCCAATGCCACCCAGTTCACGCTGCAACTGGGCGAGGGGATCTTCGGCGTCTGGCGCCAGAGCCTCGATCGGTCGCAGTCGATCTTCGCGCTGCACAACCTGACCGACGAAACCATCACCCTGCCTGTCTTCTCGATCAACCTGATCGGTGGAGAAGATTGGATCGACTTGCTGTCGGACGAGCTGATCGACGCGGCCCGTGGCGAGATTGACCTCGCGCCGTACCAGTGCCGGTGGATCACCAACCGGCATTAG